A single window of Mugil cephalus isolate CIBA_MC_2020 chromosome 1, CIBA_Mcephalus_1.1, whole genome shotgun sequence DNA harbors:
- the rbp7a gene encoding retinoid-binding protein 7a, translating to MPASLCGTWDIISNVNLEGYMIALGISPCLRKIALKLKLKKVIEQQGDQYLVKTISTFRNYTITFKVGQEFDEFTQGLDNRKVKSLVKWEENKLVCEQSGEKKNRGWAHWVEDDKLYLELYCEGQVCKQVFKKK from the exons ATGCCTGCCAGCCTCTGTGGTACGTGGGACATCATCAGCAATGTCAACTTGGAGGGCTACATGATTGCACTGG GTATCAGCCCTTGCTTGCGGAAGATTGCTCTGAAGCTCAAGCTGAAGAAGGTGATAGAGCAGCAGGGGGACCAGTACCTCGTCAAAACCATCAGCACCTTCCGAAACTACACCATCACCTTCAAAGTGGGCCAGGAGTTTGACGAGTTCACGCAGGGGCTGGACAACAGAAAAGTCAAG TCGCTGGTGAAATGGGAGGAGAACAAGCTGGTGTGCGAACAGagtggagagaagaagaaccgGGGCTGGGCTCACTGGGTTGAGGACGACAAGCTTTACCTG GAGCTGTACTGTGAAGGACAAGTCTGCAAGCAGGTTTTTAAGAAGAAGTGA